A part of Lacerta agilis isolate rLacAgi1 chromosome 7, rLacAgi1.pri, whole genome shotgun sequence genomic DNA contains:
- the NDUFB9 gene encoding NADH dehydrogenase [ubiquinone] 1 beta subcomplex subunit 9 isoform X2 — protein MVKATKLLMAAEEEFWENKHPEPYTFPDAPGGTCYERYECYRAPEWFLDLWHPSEKAMYPDYFAKREQWKKLRMESWEKEVQQLQEETPADGPKTEALPPARKEGHLPPLWWQIVTRPRARPI, from the exons ATGGTGAAAGCAACCAAGTTGTTGATGGCtgctgaagaagaattttggGAAAATAAACACCCTGAGCCTTACACCTTTCCTGATGCTCCAGGAGGCACATGTTATGAGAGATACGAGTGCTACAGG GCACCCGAATGGTTCCTAGATTTATGGCACCCTTCAGAGAAGGCAATGTATCCTGATTACTTTGCCAAGAGAGAACAGTGGAAGAAGCTGAGGATGGAAAGCTGGGAGAAAGAG GTTCAGCAGCTTCAGGAAGAAACCCCAGCAGATGGGCCCAAGACGGAAGCCCTGCCTCCAGCACGGAAGGAGGGACACCTGCCTCCCCTGTGGTGGCAGATTGTCACTAGGCCACGGGCACGTCCAATATAA